The Sinomicrobium kalidii region AGCCAACAGGGCTTTAACCCTTCCCGTCTGGGAAAAACAGTATTACCATCTTTTTCTTCCCATTGCCGAGCAGAAGGAAATAGACACTGCATTCATATTAAGTATTCTACAGGGAAAAGATAAAGAAGTCGTATTGTCCAGAAGCAATTTCGAAAACGGCACCCTTACTCATTACCTGCTCACCGACAATACGGTTATCAGGAAAAATGCCTACAACATCCCGGAGCCCGTTGACGGGCTGGAAGTCCCCGAAACTAAAATAGATGTTGTCTTTGTTCCCCTCCTCGCTTTTGACGAACTGGGGAACCGCGTAGGCTACGGCAAGGGATTTTACGACCGTTTCCTTGCACTGTGCCCCAAAAACACTATAAAAATAGGATTGTCTTTCTTTGAAGCGGAACAACACATAGAAGGGCTGCTGGAAAGCGATATAAAGCTGGATTATTGCATAACGCCGGGAAAGGTTTATTCTTTTTCCTGAACTTCTTCCTGCTTTTTAGGGAAAGCTTTTTTATGAAACAGCAGAAGTATGGCCACCCCGACACTTATGGCCGAATCCGCAAGGTTGAACACGGGTTCGAAGAAGCGGAAGTTCCTTCCCCCCACTCCGGGCACCCAGTCGGGCCAGGTGGTATCAATGAGCGGGAAATACAGCATATCTACTACTTTACCGTGAAAAAGGCTTCCGTAAGGCACCTCCGGGAACATTGTGGCTACCTGGTTGTAACTGTCGGTAAATATCAGCCCGTAAAAGACGGAATCCACGATATTTCCCATGGCGCCGGCAAAAATAAGGGCTATCGAAGCGATAAGTACCCTGGGACTCTCTTTTTTCACCGCATCATAAAGCCAGTAACCGATACCGCAAATAGCGAACAGGCGGAAAATGGTTAAGGTCATCTTTCCTGTTTCATCGGAGATAAAGGGAACAATATCGCTCAGCTTGGTTCCCCAGGCTGCACCTTCGTTCTCGATAAAGAGTATTTTAAACCAACTGAAAACGGTCACCGATTCGCCCAGGACAAAATGGGTTTTTATATAAATTTTGCTGATCTGATCTACCAGGACTACCAGGAAGATGATTAACGACGCTTTTTTTAGTGACATGATCCTTTTTACAAATATGTCCGCCGGGAGCGGATTTTAACAGTCATTTGTTTCTTTTCTCCTTTTCACAGGTGCCAAAAATACGAATAAAAGTCAGAAGTCCGGAGCAGGGAGCCGGAAGTTCATAATTCGCCTGTTCCCGTGAAAAAGAAAAACCTGCAGGGCATACGAAAGTACCGGCAGGTTTCTTTTATTTTCTCATACCATATACAGTGTCCCGGAACACGCTCCGGATCAAGGGACCAATTTTGTACCAACCAGAAAATATCAGCTTTTCTGCATGTTCTTGGCCTCGATACTCAAGGTAGCATGGGGAACGAGCTTTAAACGTTCCTTACTGATAAGCTTACCGGTTACCCTGCAAACACCATAGGTTTTGTTTTCTATGCGTACCAGGGCATTTTTCAGGTCCCTGATAAACTTTTCCTGCCTTATGGCGAGCTGGGTGTTGGCTTCCTTGCTCATGGTCTCGGAGCCCTCCTCAAAAGCCTTGAATGTCGGCGAGGTGTCGTCCGTACCGTTATTGCCATCGTTCATGTAGGCACTTTTTATCAGCTCCAGGTCTTTTTTGGCTTTGTCTATTTTTCCTTCTATCAGCATCCGGAATTCCTCCAGTTCATTATCGGAATATCTCGCTTTAACATCTGTATTCATAGCATTAATGTTTTTGAATAAACAATTTGGTATTCACATCATCAAAAGCAACTTCCGTACCGTTTTCCACGTGTTCTTCAAAATCGAGTTCTGCCGTCAGGGTTTCTGTCTTGATGTAATCCAGATTACTCGTTACAGCTTGTTCTACAAAACCATCCCTTTGAAGCTTCACGTCTATCTTGTCCGTTACATCAAAACCGGAGTCCTTCCGAAGGTTCTGAATCCTGTTCACCAACTCTCTTGCTACACCTTCCCTGCGAAGATCATCGGTAATGGTAACGTCCAAGGCTACGGTCAGCCCTTCTGAAACCGCTACTAACCATCCTTCTATATCCTGTGAAGATATCTCCACTTCATCGCTAACTAAAGTAGTGTTTTTTCCGTTAATTTCCACCTCAATCCGGCCATTTTGCTCTATTTTTTTAATATCGGCCTGTGTAAACTCTTGTATCACACTGGAAACCAACTTCATATCCTTCCCGAACCTCGGCCCCAGTTTCTTGAAATTGGGCTTCACGTGCTTGACCAACACCCCGGAAGCATCGTCCAGGAGTTCCACTTCCTTAACGTTCACTTCCGATTTTATAAGGTTGGCCACCGCCAGTATTTCTTCTTTTGCCCGGTCATCCAGCACAGGGATCATGATCTTTTGCAACGGCTGCCGCACCCTTATGCCTTCCTTTTTACGCAGTGACAATACCAAGGAGGATATGATCTGTGCCTTCTCCATCTTGCGTTCCAGTGATTTATCCACATAGCTTTCATCATACACGGGAAAATCCGCCAGGTGTACGCTTTCCGCACTTTCCTTACCGGTAACTGCCGTAAGATCCCTGAAAAGCCTGTCCATATAAAAAGGTGCTATGGGGGCCCCGAGCCGGGAAATCACTTCCAGGCAAGTGTATAACGTCTGATATGCCGAAATCTTATCCCTGCCGTAATCCCCTTTCCAGAAACGCCTCCTGCTAAGGCGTACGAACCAGTTGCTGAGGTATTCCTGCACAAAGTCCGAAATGGCCCTGGCAGCCCTTGTCGGCTCATAATCGGCATAAAAGTCGTCCACTTTACGGATCAGGGTATGCAATTCGGAAAGTATCCAGCGGTCTATCTCCGGCCTTTCTTCCAGCGGGACATCGGCTTCAGCATAGGTGAAACCGTCGATATTGGCATACAGGCTGAAAAAGGAATAAGTATTGTAAAGCGTACCGAAAAACTTGCGGCGAACCTCCCCTATACCCTCAATATCAAACTTCAGGTTGTCCCAGGGATTGGCATTGCTTATCATGTACCAGCGGGTAGCATCGGGCCCGTATTCCTTCAGGGTGTTGAACGGGTCTACCGCGTTCCCCAGCCGTTTGGACATCTTCTGCCCGTTCTTGTCCAGCACCAATCCGTTAGACACCACATTTTTATAGGCCACGGAATCGAACACCAGGGTACCTATGGCATGGAGTGTATAGAACCAGCCCCTGGTCTGGTCTACGCCTTCTGCAATATAATCTGCGGGAAATGCCTGCCCCTGGTCTATCTTTTCCTTATTTTCAAACGGATAATGCCACTGGGCATACGGCATGGAACCGCTGTCAAACCAAACGTCTATCAGGTCGGCTTCGCGTTTCATCGGCTTTCCGGAAGGAGATACCAGAACGATCTGGTCTACCACATTTTTATGCAGGTCAACCTTGTCGTAATTCGCTTCACTCATATCCCCGACTACAAAACCGGCAAATATGTCTTTATCCATCACCCCGGCTTCCACGGCTTTTGCCATTTCGGCTTTCAGTTCTTCCACGGAGCCCACAATAACCGTCTCTTTCCCGTCTTCGGTGCGCCATATCGGAAGCGGTATCCCCCAGAAGCGGGAGCGCGACAGGTTCCAGTCGTTGGCGTTTTGCAGCCAGTTCCCGAAACGGCCTTCACCGGTGGCCCTGGGTTTCCAGTTGATGGTGGTGTTCAGGTCGTACATCCTTTCCTTGACTTCCGTGACCTGTATGAACCAGGAATCCAGCGGATAGTACAGTACAGGCTTGTCGGTCCTCCAGCAATGCGGGTAACTGTGTACGTATTTTTCTACTTTAAAGGCCTTGTTCTCTTCCTTCAGTTTGATGGCGATCTCTACGTCTACCGATTTTTCCGGCGCCTCGCCGTCGTTATAATATTCGTTCTTTACGTATTTGCCGCCTATTTCCGATAGCTCACTGCGGAAACGGCCCTGAAGGTCCACAAGGGGTACGGGATTATTGTTGTTATCCAGTACCAGCATGGGCGGTATCTCCGGAGTAGCTTCCCGGGCCACTTTCGCATCGTCCGCACCAAAGGTAGGCGCCGTGTGTACAATTCCCGTACCGTCTTCCGTAGTTACAAAATCGCCGGAAATAACCCTAAAGGCATTTTCGGGATGTTGATACGGGAGGGCATATTGCAATAACTGCTCGTATTTTATGCCCACCAGATCCTTTCCTTTACATTCGGCCAGTACCTGATAGGGTATCTTCTTCTTATCCCGGGAATAGTGTTTAAAATCCTCTTCGTTTTCTGCCGGGTAATACTTACCGGTAAAGAGATTACTGACCAGGTTTTTGGCCAGCATCACGTGTATGGGCTCAAAGGTGTACTGGTTGAATGTTTTCACCAGCACATATTCGATCTTCGGGCCTACGGTAAGCGCCGTATTGGAAGGTAATGTCCACGGCGTTGTTGTCCAGGCCAGCAGGTGAATATCTCCGTACCCCTGCAGCATTCCGGGCAGGGTTTCTTTCTCTGCCCTGAACTGGGCGATCACGGTAGTATCGGTAACATCACGGTAGCATCCCGGCTGGTTGAGCTCGTGCGAACTCAGCCCCGTCCCTGCTTTCGGAGAATAGGGTTGTATGGTATAGCCCTTGTAGATAAGCCCTTTGTCGTATATCTGTTTGAGCAACCACCACACGCTTTCCATGTACTTGGACTTATAGGTGATATAAGGGTTGTCCATATCTACCCAATACCCCATTTTCCGGGTGAGGTCGTTCCAGATGTCGGTATAGCGCATTACAGCCTCTTTACAGGCGCGGTTGTATTCCTCTACCGATATTTTCTTTCCGATGTCTTCCTTGGTGATACCGAGTTCCTTCTCCACACCGAGTTCTACGGGCAGGCCGTGGGTATCCCATCCGGCCTTGCGTTTTACCTGATACCCTTTTTGTGTTTTATATCGGCAGAAGATGTCCTTAATGGCCCGGGCCATCACATGGTGTATCCCCGGCAACCCGTTTGCAGAAGGCGGGCCCTCGTAGAAAACAAAGGGTTCGCGGCCATCACGGATAGATACGCTCTTTTCAAAAACAGCATTCTCTTCCCAATATTTCAGGGTTTCTTCTGCCACTTCGGGCAACTCAAGTCCTTTATACTCGGTAAATTTCATGTATTTATTCTACTTATCGCTTTTAAGACTGCGAAATTAATCATTTTCAACGAATTGTAAAGGGGGATAAGACGGAAAAGATGTTAAGGACAAAACTGTTCCGGCAACAGGGTAATAGTTGTTTTATTGATCTCCGGATTCCTTTTCTCAGTCGTCAAAACCGGGCCTGTGAAATTTTTCAACTTCCGGGAATTCCTTCAGAATGCCTTTTTTTACCTGCTCCAGCAGCACCAGGATTCCGAGTATCTCATCTTCGCATTGTTCAATATGTGACAACAATACTCCCCAGGCTGCAATGGAACGATGTGTAGCGATGAGGGCTACCTTTGCCGACCCGTTGGCATCGTTCTGCACGGGATCGTCATATTCGGGGTCCGGTTCCCCGTATTGGAGGGCTCTCATAATTTTCACATGGATCTGGAAACTGTACCAGTCTATCACCTCCACCGCATCGTGAATTTCCTGTACGGAATTCAGTGCTTCGCCTCCTGGGATGCCCAATCCCATATTTTCCCGGTATCTTTTTACCGTATTCAT contains the following coding sequences:
- a CDS encoding 5-formyltetrahydrofolate cyclo-ligase; protein product: MNKKELRKKYKELRNTLSPESIDEKSLSIANRALTLPVWEKQYYHLFLPIAEQKEIDTAFILSILQGKDKEVVLSRSNFENGTLTHYLLTDNTVIRKNAYNIPEPVDGLEVPETKIDVVFVPLLAFDELGNRVGYGKGFYDRFLALCPKNTIKIGLSFFEAEQHIEGLLESDIKLDYCITPGKVYSFS
- a CDS encoding lipoprotein signal peptidase is translated as MSLKKASLIIFLVVLVDQISKIYIKTHFVLGESVTVFSWFKILFIENEGAAWGTKLSDIVPFISDETGKMTLTIFRLFAICGIGYWLYDAVKKESPRVLIASIALIFAGAMGNIVDSVFYGLIFTDSYNQVATMFPEVPYGSLFHGKVVDMLYFPLIDTTWPDWVPGVGGRNFRFFEPVFNLADSAISVGVAILLLFHKKAFPKKQEEVQEKE
- a CDS encoding TraR/DksA family transcriptional regulator; its protein translation is MNTDVKARYSDNELEEFRMLIEGKIDKAKKDLELIKSAYMNDGNNGTDDTSPTFKAFEEGSETMSKEANTQLAIRQEKFIRDLKNALVRIENKTYGVCRVTGKLISKERLKLVPHATLSIEAKNMQKS
- the ileS gene encoding isoleucine--tRNA ligase, producing MKFTEYKGLELPEVAEETLKYWEENAVFEKSVSIRDGREPFVFYEGPPSANGLPGIHHVMARAIKDIFCRYKTQKGYQVKRKAGWDTHGLPVELGVEKELGITKEDIGKKISVEEYNRACKEAVMRYTDIWNDLTRKMGYWVDMDNPYITYKSKYMESVWWLLKQIYDKGLIYKGYTIQPYSPKAGTGLSSHELNQPGCYRDVTDTTVIAQFRAEKETLPGMLQGYGDIHLLAWTTTPWTLPSNTALTVGPKIEYVLVKTFNQYTFEPIHVMLAKNLVSNLFTGKYYPAENEEDFKHYSRDKKKIPYQVLAECKGKDLVGIKYEQLLQYALPYQHPENAFRVISGDFVTTEDGTGIVHTAPTFGADDAKVAREATPEIPPMLVLDNNNNPVPLVDLQGRFRSELSEIGGKYVKNEYYNDGEAPEKSVDVEIAIKLKEENKAFKVEKYVHSYPHCWRTDKPVLYYPLDSWFIQVTEVKERMYDLNTTINWKPRATGEGRFGNWLQNANDWNLSRSRFWGIPLPIWRTEDGKETVIVGSVEELKAEMAKAVEAGVMDKDIFAGFVVGDMSEANYDKVDLHKNVVDQIVLVSPSGKPMKREADLIDVWFDSGSMPYAQWHYPFENKEKIDQGQAFPADYIAEGVDQTRGWFYTLHAIGTLVFDSVAYKNVVSNGLVLDKNGQKMSKRLGNAVDPFNTLKEYGPDATRWYMISNANPWDNLKFDIEGIGEVRRKFFGTLYNTYSFFSLYANIDGFTYAEADVPLEERPEIDRWILSELHTLIRKVDDFYADYEPTRAARAISDFVQEYLSNWFVRLSRRRFWKGDYGRDKISAYQTLYTCLEVISRLGAPIAPFYMDRLFRDLTAVTGKESAESVHLADFPVYDESYVDKSLERKMEKAQIISSLVLSLRKKEGIRVRQPLQKIMIPVLDDRAKEEILAVANLIKSEVNVKEVELLDDASGVLVKHVKPNFKKLGPRFGKDMKLVSSVIQEFTQADIKKIEQNGRIEVEINGKNTTLVSDEVEISSQDIEGWLVAVSEGLTVALDVTITDDLRREGVARELVNRIQNLRKDSGFDVTDKIDVKLQRDGFVEQAVTSNLDYIKTETLTAELDFEEHVENGTEVAFDDVNTKLFIQKH